One window of Lytechinus variegatus isolate NC3 chromosome 2, Lvar_3.0, whole genome shotgun sequence genomic DNA carries:
- the LOC121409138 gene encoding ran-specific GTPase-activating protein-like isoform X2 yields the protein MADQEETTSPDIYVEPIVKLEPVDVKSMEEDEEELVKLRARLYRYANEESPAEWKERGTGEIKLLKKKDDPDGHVRVLMRRDKTFKICANHYIQSHMVLKPNCGSDKAFVWNTLADFADEEPKQETLAIRFGNAENAKKFKEKFEECQKVLKEAAAEEKSDEKPENESKQAEKSEKDADDVAEKLGGMTVKDAEKTTDGEAPSKETVKADEETKGEESKKETTKEDEGGSGDSKDAS from the exons ATGGCAGAT CAAGAAGAAACCACCAGCCCTGATATCTACGTTGAACCCATTGTCAAACTCGAGCCAGTGGATGTCAAAAGCATGGAGGAGGATGAAGAGGAACTAGTCAAATT GAGGGCAAGGCTTTATCGATACGCCAATGAGGAAAGTCCTGCAGAGTGGAAAGAGAGAGGAACGGGAGAGATCAAActattgaagaaaaaagatgatCCTGATGGTCATGTTAGGGTACTCATGAGAAGGGATAAGACATTCAAGATATGTGCAAATCATTATA TCCAGTCACATATGGTCCTGAAGCCAAACTGTGGCAGTGATAAAGCCTTTGTTTGGAACACGCTAGCAGACTTTGCTGATGAAGAACCTAAACAAGAGACCTTAGCTATCCGCTTTGGCAATGCAGAGA ATGCGAAGAAATTCAAGGAGAAATTTGAAGAATGTCAAAAAGTGCTGAAAGAGGCTGCTGCAG aagaaaaatccGATGAGAAACCAGAGAATGAGTCCAAGCAGGCTGAGAAGTCGGAGAAAGATGCTGATGATGTAGCGGAGAAGCTTGGTGGAATGACGGTGAAAGACGCTGAGAAGACAACAGATGGAGAAGCACCTAGCAAGGAAACGGTGAAGGCAGATGAAGAAACAAAGGGAGAGGAGAGTAAAAAGGAGACAACAAAAGAAGATGAAGGTGGAAGCGGGGATTCCAAAGATGCCTCTTGA
- the LOC121409138 gene encoding ran-specific GTPase-activating protein-like isoform X1 encodes MADQEETTSPDIYVEPIVKLEPVDVKSMEEDEEELVKLRARLYRYANEESPAEWKERGTGEIKLLKKKDDPDGHVRVLMRRDKTFKICANHYIQSHMVLKPNCGSDKAFVWNTLADFADEEPKQETLAIRFGNAENAKKFKEKFEECQKVLKEAAAAKQLELLEKIGGSINQQAEAESQEEKSDEKPENESKQAEKSEKDADDVAEKLGGMTVKDAEKTTDGEAPSKETVKADEETKGEESKKETTKEDEGGSGDSKDAS; translated from the exons ATGGCAGAT CAAGAAGAAACCACCAGCCCTGATATCTACGTTGAACCCATTGTCAAACTCGAGCCAGTGGATGTCAAAAGCATGGAGGAGGATGAAGAGGAACTAGTCAAATT GAGGGCAAGGCTTTATCGATACGCCAATGAGGAAAGTCCTGCAGAGTGGAAAGAGAGAGGAACGGGAGAGATCAAActattgaagaaaaaagatgatCCTGATGGTCATGTTAGGGTACTCATGAGAAGGGATAAGACATTCAAGATATGTGCAAATCATTATA TCCAGTCACATATGGTCCTGAAGCCAAACTGTGGCAGTGATAAAGCCTTTGTTTGGAACACGCTAGCAGACTTTGCTGATGAAGAACCTAAACAAGAGACCTTAGCTATCCGCTTTGGCAATGCAGAGA ATGCGAAGAAATTCAAGGAGAAATTTGAAGAATGTCAAAAAGTGCTGAAAGAGGCTGCTGCAG CCAAACAGCTTGAACTACTTGAGAAGATCGGAGGTTCTATTAATCAGCAAGCGGAAGCTGAAAGTCAGG aagaaaaatccGATGAGAAACCAGAGAATGAGTCCAAGCAGGCTGAGAAGTCGGAGAAAGATGCTGATGATGTAGCGGAGAAGCTTGGTGGAATGACGGTGAAAGACGCTGAGAAGACAACAGATGGAGAAGCACCTAGCAAGGAAACGGTGAAGGCAGATGAAGAAACAAAGGGAGAGGAGAGTAAAAAGGAGACAACAAAAGAAGATGAAGGTGGAAGCGGGGATTCCAAAGATGCCTCTTGA